The sequence ATGAGCGCTTTTTCGCCATTAAGCTTTTCGCCGCTAAATATGGGCTTAGATGACACCTTAGTTATGCTGCGCGAACAGGTGGCGGCCTTTGCTGATCGCGAGATAGCACCACTGGCTGAGGCCATCGACCAAGACAATCGCTTTCCTACCGAGCTGTGGCCCAAACTCGGTGAAATGGGATTATTTGGCATTACGGTGGCCGAGGAATATGGCGGGGTAAACATGGGGTATCTGGCGCATGTGCTGGCCATGGAAGAGCTGAGTCGCGCTTCTGCCTCGGTGGGCCTGTCTTATGGGGCCCATTCCAACTTGTGTGTGAATCAAATTCATCGCCACGCCACTGAACAACAAAAACAACAATACTTACCGGCCCTACTCAGCGGTGAACATATTGGCGCACTGGCCATGTCTGAGCCCGGTGCCGGCTCCGATGTGCTGTCTATGTCATTACAGGCCCGCACCGATGGTGACCACTTTGTATTGAACGGCAATAAAATGTGGATCACCAATGGCCCCGAAGCACAGGTATTAGTGGTGTACGCCAAAACAGATAGCAGCGCCCGTGGCATTAGCGCCTTTATAGTCGAGCGCGGCACGCCCGGCTTTAGCCATGCACAAAAGCTCGACAAACTGGGCATGCGCGGCTCCAGCACCTGCGAGCTGGTGTTTCAAGACTGCCGCATTGCTAAAGCCAACCTGCTGGGCCCGCTTAATGGCGGCGTAGAAGTGCTAATGAGCGGTTTGGATTATGAGCGACTGGTACTTGCCGGCGGCCCGCTGGGCATTATGCAGGCGGCCATGGATTTAGTGCTGCCCTATGTGCGGGAGCGTAAACAGTTTGGCCAAGCCATCGGCGAGTTTCAGCTGGTGCAAGGCAAGCTGGCGGATATGTATACCCAAATGAATGCCGCCCGTTGCTATACCTACATGACGGCCATGGCCGCCGACCGCGGTCAATTATCGCGCAAAGACGCCGCCGGGGTCATTTTACTGGCCGCCGAAACCGCCACCCGGCTGACGCTAGATACCATTCAGCTGTTGGGCGGTAACGGTTATATCAATGAATTTCCCGCCGGTCGTTTGCTGCGTGACGCCAAGTTATACGAAATTGGCGCCGGCACTTCAGAAATTCGCCGCATGCTGATTGGTCGTGAATTAGTACACAACAAGTGATTGTTTATCGTAGGAGCAGGCGATGCCGACACCTAAGAGGAACGGGGAACAGGGAACAGGGAACGGTA comes from Oceanisphaera profunda and encodes:
- a CDS encoding isovaleryl-CoA dehydrogenase, encoding MGLDDTLVMLREQVAAFADREIAPLAEAIDQDNRFPTELWPKLGEMGLFGITVAEEYGGVNMGYLAHVLAMEELSRASASVGLSYGAHSNLCVNQIHRHATEQQKQQYLPALLSGEHIGALAMSEPGAGSDVLSMSLQARTDGDHFVLNGNKMWITNGPEAQVLVVYAKTDSSARGISAFIVERGTPGFSHAQKLDKLGMRGSSTCELVFQDCRIAKANLLGPLNGGVEVLMSGLDYERLVLAGGPLGIMQAAMDLVLPYVRERKQFGQAIGEFQLVQGKLADMYTQMNAARCYTYMTAMAADRGQLSRKDAAGVILLAAETATRLTLDTIQLLGGNGYINEFPAGRLLRDAKLYEIGAGTSEIRRMLIGRELVHNK